The DNA window CACCGCGCTTTCGGGAAGGCCCGAGAGCAGCACCTTGTAGCGCGCGATCTCGCGCCGCAAGTCGTCCGAGAGTTCGGGATAGAACTGCTTGAGCGGGGCCTCGACATTCTCGCCAACCGTCAGCGTCGAGAACAGCGCGCCGCCCTGGAACAGCACGCCCCAGCGGCTGCGTACCCCCACGCTTGCATCGGGATCGACCTCGGTGATGGCATGGCCGAGCACGTCGATATGACCCGCGGTTGGCTGTTGCAGTCCGATGATCGAGCGCATCAGCACCGATTTGCCGGAGCCCGACCCGCCGACGACGCCGAGGATCTCGCCGCGGTTCACGGTGAGGTCGAGACCGTCGTGCACGGTGAAATCGCCGAATCGGTTGACCAGCCCCTCGACCACGATGGGCGGGTCGTCGGAATGGCGTTCGTGGCCGGGATCGCGTTTGCCCGCCATGGCTCAACCCCAGCCGATCTCGGTGAAGAACACGGCG is part of the Erythrobacter litoralis genome and encodes:
- a CDS encoding ABC transporter ATP-binding protein, producing MAGKRDPGHERHSDDPPIVVEGLVNRFGDFTVHDGLDLTVNRGEILGVVGGSGSGKSVLMRSIIGLQQPTAGHIDVLGHAITEVDPDASVGVRSRWGVLFQGGALFSTLTVGENVEAPLKQFYPELSDDLRREIARYKVLLSGLPESAVTKYPSELSGGMKKRAGLARALALDPELLFLDEPTAGLDPIGAAKFDRLTVDLRDTLGLTVFLITHDLDTLYEACDRVAVIAEKKIIAVGTIPELVETGHLWIEEYFNGPRGRAAQGAHQRSRDAGTSA